The window ATATATGTCCCTAAAGCAAGTGTGTACGGAAAGCTACGAAATAACCTATCGTTCCCATACACTCTGATTCTCTGAATCGGGATTCCATTTCGAGTtaagattatatgatttttgGTGTTTATATTACTATTCGACGATGATAGGTTGAGGTAAAAATGTATTAACAAGTAACAAGAAAACTACATAACGTTTTTTCTTGTTGCTAATTGTAAATCTAGAGCTATCCACCCCGCAGTCATCTAACCTCCTACGGAGGGCACAATGACGCCTCATGTGGACAGTGTTTATTCCCCCACAAATAACCTCAACAAGTAATTTGCTCCTCCCATGTCGCTTCCATCAAGTTCCATCACCTTGCCTTGCGCATCTTCTCCGTCAATAGCCAATTCAGCTGAGCTCTTGGAAATATCGACTTCAATTATCTCTCCACATGAAGAGAAATGTTTACGCATTGCACTCTCGGTATCAATCTCACTAAGAGAGGTGTCATATCCAGTAACATAAACGGTAATGGATATGTATACCTTCACACAACAAAGCTTATCCGAAGATGGATGAATTGGGAAAATTTTGACAAAGATAAGCGGCcatatcaaatttaaatattatctacgcctaattttgttttttatttacaaaaaatctcaatgttaaaattttaaattcaaattttataatataatattggaATCAAATATTACAATATAATTAGTTTAGTacctaaatttttatatataaatattctttcgtaaaaaaagcCAAATTAGAAACTGTTTCCATGTGTAGATGCAATGCACATATTTAAGGGtgacatttgctaaaaccaacccaaatattcaagtcaaatgtaaaagtgtaccccactttcagtcaaatgcaaaaccaacctaaaggagtagtgaaagtactatttcacccttatgaccaaacaaaaaacataaatgtattttacgtttctatcctttggaagtctacacgtaataaaagaagtctacatatatatagacttcctacgaagtctactttatagacttgttttgtagtctacactctaatttggtctactaatttaattttaaaaatgtataaaaataattattgtgatattttaattaatcatcaatataatggataatatgaagtaaataaattaaaatttcatataatcgaacaattttgaagaatatatactaatttggttatcatgtgctagactatgttcatagtttagaaacaaaaggttctaacatgttatgtcttttagtagttgatttcatagggttagattttagatttttttttttttttttttattaacttaaatctgcatattaatgtttagtagtttatattttgtataaatgagactttttgattatcaagcaaaacatttagggtttgatatttgtggtttagggtttcgtagacctacaataaagtctatttatctgaagacgtctttttcagtctatatttttcaatttgttttacaaaaaatcattatatttaaactaagttaagttccttaagaatcaaaaagtgaaatcatatactataactattaaaaaaataaagaaataaatttaataaatcatatattaaaattattaaaataataaagaataaacaacaataattaaattattatagtagactcccaaaaaggtctactatgttatagtaagatctactccaaaattttaattttagtagacttcaaacgaagtctacagtatcgtaaattttaacctagttacatttttgtctccctatataaacaaaatttattcaatctctctctaaagtggctgcacaagttcttaaaactctctcccttctctctaaaactatctctcttctctctaaaattctctcaattgtttctaaatctctctcattatcttctttctctctaaaattttctcaagtctttctcacaatattatcttgtcattttagatattatgattcatggttttcatcttctcctttaaaaaatgtaagttttagatctatagattttaaatgtgtattttatgtttatttctcacaatattatctttttttggtaggtattatcactcatggatttcatcatctcctctaaaaatgtaagttttagattaatagattttaaatatgtatttacatgtttatattcaaataaatttatagatcaagctctctacattaatttgctactagtttaccttataaattatattatgtaaagtattttcagatttaaaattattttcacatttcaaaatatatagattttttcagatctgaaaattatcagacagtgtagacttctaaagaagtttactaaagcttgcagacttcatatgaagtttactaaaccataaagtttaagcagacttcattggaagtctacaaaaatatgactttaattttttttctatgttttttaataattttatcttattttgcaggtattttcttccatagttgttctcttctcctcctagaaatgtaaggtttacatctatagatttaaaatatgtgttctagtatttatattcaaataaagttacatattaaaattcatattaatatgtctttaatttataactattttgtctattaaatcatatttttaaaagttttttagatttaaacttatttcatatttttaatgtattatttttcagatctattttttttgatagagtagacttcatttgaaatctacttaaaacttacggctggtagacttcaaatgaagtctactagccttgaattttaagcaaatttcattagaagtttactcaaatatgattttaatttttatcttattttttaaaattttattttattttgcaggtattctcttccaatattttcaaatcatcttcccaaaaatgtaagctttccatatattcattataagatattttgtgtttataatgaactaaatttatagattcatacattatctttttgctttgttacaaggatgacaaaaaaccatttttgaaatattttccagaacaaagtattttcaaattttctaaatgcacacttttaaatatgaaaattttccattagtgtagacttcaactaaagtctactaaacaataactttacgtagacttaataaaaagtctactaaaatatgattttattttttatcttatgtttttctcataactctatcttatttggcaggtactttttccaagactttatttgaagcatcaagattatgaaaaatcaaacatactcaagaatactttttaatatattgctctgtaataactttcataataaaatattaatttttaaataattttttaatgcataatctataaacattgtattcatttttagttgttttcacttgtatgatattattaattttttgttagatatcaattttttcacaagatctaaccaaccaaacaagtaaaaccaccataagctaaaataataactaacacacatgtgagaagaagaaaatctatacaaaattttcccaaaaattttcaagaataatactaatcaaaacaatttgcaataagtatcaagtgtataattataacacattaaattgtgaaattcatccaagaccattaaaattttactaacatacactgtaaaataattaaatcatgaaaaaatatgatgaataatacacaaatacacttttaatagaatttacgacgtagacttcaactgcagtctacatttgtagatttacaaaaacgtctacacttattatttaacatatagtcaatccaaatttttttagtgtattggcgcaggcttgatacacaaaggcgtacaaagtgtgtcttagataactcgatcaagttccgtacttgtcgattattcgtgataggcataagaggagtatattcctattcggagtcatttgttttaaatgatgtttggtaaggaataggttagcaccatcttctcaattttgttgtccagatcataatcttcttgtgtcatttcaagaagtttaccatgtgtacagccatcatgcacaaggaacattcttcaacctttccgattcttcatctttttcgaatattttgtcacacaaaatgtctttggcccatacttcacactcgctctaagtttccaaccacatccttgaacacgacacttagccacatacagagtttttgttgtcttatatgctgaaaatgtaaaattatattccacagtcaccgacttcagctttgaaacaagctcagccttactagcaaaactataaacgaagacttagaaatacgtctacaattattagctaacaacattgtcaaatcaaatgaattataccttcataattataaaaaaaaaatttattttcaaaatcactcaaacccattaggattaactaacacacactgtcaaacaaaaaaactagaaaaaatttaatgaataatacacaaattcacatttttatagatttttctatgaagacttaatatttagtctctgaagatgttgacgttcttttcagtttacagacgtagactgtcaaataggtctactctttgggttggtttttgcaattgaccattttacgggttgctttctatagttgaataaaagctgtaattttgtacatgtagactttcatttcagtctacaatttaaaaatgttactttttgcaattgaccagaattcatccaagatttgactttcagaactagacttcatatgcagtctacatgtttgaatttttttgaaagaggttagttttgcaattgaccaagtttgacttcaaatcagtagattaaaatgaacgtctacgggtgtgtagacttcttgtgaagtctactctcaaatccgacgggttggttttgcatttgaccaaaataaaaaagtagactttatacgcagtctacattttttttttaagataagaagactgcatatgaagtctacaatttaataaatttttgattgctttttaaactttttggtcaaacacaaaactaacctattccacgaagtcaaatttttggtcaaatgcaaaactgaccttttatagactttgttggcagtctacattttgtagacttccgttgaagtctattttgaaaagtcaaaagttcggtcaaatgaaaaactaacctcttttaggtagacgtcttagtaagtctaccgaaagttttatttttgttgtcaaaggtaaagacggagactactggggaagtctgcgttagaaaaaaaatttgtctgctcaattgcaaaactaacccgtgcgttgacaaatagactgcatcgtaagtctccacggaggcgtagacatacaaaacagtctaccgtcgcgacacagatctgaaaaagaacgaaaaccatgtaaatagttacatttttcatgtgtaaagcttgtttccaaccttttcaaccgtccaaactccaaatatgagcaaaaagaagcatctttaacgattcactaatgaagaaactcgaaaatatgaagtttgtgattatgaaaatgatagttatgagagttttttagatggaaatgtagaggagatgagagaaaatgaagttttttgggttataatgagaaaaaaagtggttgaaaattgaattctagagctttagagctcaaaaatggttgttcatggtggttggaaaattgatgatgatggcatttttgtaaataagaagaaatggttagggtatatttgattttttgttaatttcgaaattaataaaaaaataaataaaaatggcaattttgtgaataattcaaaaacataaggatagtatggaaattttattgatgaatagtatggacaaaaaaaaaaggttggttttggatttgacttgaaaatatgggttggttttgaaaaacacccaAATACCCATATTTAATCATGAAAGACAATATCTTATTCTATGAAATAGTGATGAATTATGAAGCGCTtaagaatttaaatattatctaTTCATAGTTGTTCATTCTTgtaaagtttattattattgtGACCTTGTCTCGTTATCATTTGAGAATTTGATGCAAGAGCTgccattttcttttattattttcaaaagaaGAGATACATGGTGagatattttaaagtttttcatGTGATATAGTTAAGATTTTGTTTTGAGAGGTTTGGGAAGCGATGTGAAGAGACGGGAAAGAGCTTATCAGGAAGATGGATGAGTTGGAAAAAATATGACAAGGATAAACAGCcatatcaaatttaaatattatctaTTCGTAGCTGTGTTCTTTTTGCAAAAATTCTCattgttaaaatttaaatttaatttttataatatattattacaattacaatataattagtatatatattctcTCGTGGACAGATTAGTatctaattttatatataaatattctcTTGTAAAAAACAATACAAACCGTGTCCATGTGTGGATGCAATGCACATATCCCTtgtatattaaaagagaagcattgtaataaatgcattcacattataatagacacgtggcagcctcacaatgatttgataataaatatgctaacgcgttcacactatagtcataaatgtgttcacactatgtactttgtgatttttttaatataaactcACATACATAAttccaataaaactctggatttttcggttcgaataaaaatagataacgaatcaaaagccaaactatatatatattatttttattgtttacagataaaattgagcaaaatattcataaattttgattcgatttgttagccgttttgatttgaaccaaaaaatcttgatatttgaaactttacgaaacaaatcaaatactaaaatacaatatccaaaaaagaagcaaatcactaataccaatatttttaggaacatatatctaattcgatatgttatatgcatatatatacatatatgaaaataattatatatattatactttatatcagttttacaatataaatttattatattaggtactagaattaaaaggttatataatgttttatttttgtaataaaatgttattattaaaatttttttaaaattttattttatttacgaatcaaatcggatattctgtaaaattctaaaacatttcggatatcggagtcaccgaatatctaggtggctaaagataGAATTGACAagaatgcttccaaatatccatatacttgatatgtgtccacccctatttacgaatataattttattttattttgatgaaaaaatgactaatgtcaaggtcttttttattttaaataaattttaattttatctttcatgtattattctgaacaaaaatgtcatttaatattaattaacaatatctttatatatttttcaactatttttatatattttttacataaacatacatgtgcaccttgatgtgagcatcttataactaagtattcaccacagctgaagtatctaatttttttgaaagttgaaatattttttcttaatgtttctttcactaccgaccaaattgtagtgaaatgatttgtcttaataattttcttttctttttcttaaactattatctgtttaaaaactataatatgaaactattggttcgacatgacaactatctaaacttcataatatgaaaataaacatataatattaattttagttttttatccgaaaaaaccaaaaaatcaaatgttttaaccgaataaactaaaataaatattaatttaaaataatagttatattttagaagattaaaaacaaaaaaacataaaacctaAATTAATAttgtcttttttattaaaaataacgaaagtaataatcacatcccgcgcaaggcgcgggttattacctagtttaATTCTAAAAGACAATATCTTATTCCATGAAATAGTGATGAATTATGAAGCGCTTAAGACTTTTACAGACGCCAATTGGAATCTTCTGTATTAATTTCAAGGGCATCACACCATCATTACCAGCCCTCCAAGCACTTTCCTCTTCATCTACCTAACCTGCCACCTAAATTAGCTAAGACGATAACAAATAAAAGAGTCAAGTCTCATGGACCTCCAGATACACTCAATATAAGATGCATATGAATAACCATAGCTCGCTAAATTTACTCATGAACATGGCTTTTATCTATCTTTCTCAAAAAACATGGCTTTTATCTAGTCATTGCCGAGCTACATTTTCTTACGTATATAATTTTCACACATGGACAAGGGTCGTAAAGAACAAGGTAGGTTGATTGGTGTCTGGTGATATAGTGGAAAGGTCTGCTGTCAATAAATAAACCGTGAAGATGACTCAAAACACATGTGGCTACATTTAATATGGGGTATGAATTTTAATGAaggaaaaatatgttaaaacgTCTGCCGCTATGATCTTGTACCCCGCAGATTTACATTCTCGGCAAGATAACACAAAAGAAGGTCTTTGGTATAAGCTAATCGGAATATAACTGAATTTTCAATGTGGCCACCAATCAGTTATGCTCTTTATGGCCAACAACTTACCAAcgtatttgattttgtttttatcatcTCCATGTTGATCTTTTCCTctgttttatttgtatatttcatGAATAGTCATATAAGTTTTTGCCAAAATGTTATAAACTTGCATTAAAAACAGATTTGACTAGGTTTCCATCGAAGAACAAAGTTACCACCATCCAGATCTTTGACTTTAGTTAATCAGATTCAAATCAGCAAACTTGTATGGATATATACAACTACACAAGCATGGATTTAGTCATTCAGAGATAATTGAAAATAGATTCCGACGTGGATCCTAATAAATTTCGATTTAATTCAGATGCAAACACATGAATCTATATGCCATATCCTACGTTAGTTTTcagttacaaaagaaaatatccTACGTTAGATCATAGTACAAATAAGAACAACTCAGCAGTAATTAATTACACAGTTGCAACATGTGTGTAAAGAAGCTTCCCAACCATTCACATTAATCTCTTCTCTCCTCTTTAACCTGTTGACCGTAGATATAGGAACAAAAAAAAGTCGAATCTCGTACCACCGACACGCACTTTGATAGTGGCATTACcgtaattaatttcaaaatcgAGGGGGTATTTGTAGATAACTCTCCACTTTAAGTCATTCTCCTAACGGTGTCGTTCGGACATAACTACGACCCCTTTCTCTTTGTTTCTAAAAGTTCATCTTCTCTCctacttttttttctctctctaacccTAAACAAAACCACTGTTTCTCTCTCTCCCAACCACTAAAACACTCCCCACGCGCCACGAACTCCTCCACACACACCACTTCCCCTCCACATGGCGTCGGACGCCGTCAAATATATGCCGATTCACGgcgcaacaacaacaaccgccGCCGCCGCAGCAGAAATAAGAAGCTTCATCTCCGCCGTGAAACCGAAAAAAACATCAACTTTCGCTTACGCGTTTGTAATCACCTTCGTCTCTTTCACTCTCTTCTTCGCCTTTAGTCCTTCTCCGAACTCATCTTCTCCTTGGTTCTCCAacatcttctcttcttcctccttctcctcctccaccaccaccaccgccgccgCTCCTTCTTCATCGAAAACAGCTTCCGTCTCTTCGATCTTCTCCTACATAATCCCCAATGTCACTTCAACTAACCCCACCAATAGATCTAGCGACGCCGCGTCTAACACCACCGTCCCCGTCTCCGTTAACTCCACTTCTCCTTCCCTAAGTTCGAGTTCCGTCGTCAAAAACAGTACGTTGCAAGCACCGCCGCCGGAGAATCGAACTCCGGTTGCTAAAAACTCAACCTTTGAATCTCCTGTCGTAAACCGGACCGAACCGGTTGCGAAAACCAACACTTCGCAACCTCTGCTTCCGACAGGATCGAGTAATCTGTCGCGGACCGCCGACAAAGCTCCGTCGCCGGCGAAATCACCACCGGTGTCGGTGGATCTGACATCCAATTCCACCTCCTCAGCTCCTTCTAAACCGGGGGAGCAAACCGGTTCTGTTTCTTTATTGGAACAAGAGATCGAGAAGTGGAGTGAGTCTCTGAAAGACTGTGAGTTCTTCGACGGTGGATGGATCATGGACGACACGTACCCGCTTTACAAACCCGGTTCGTGTAATATCATCGACGAGCAGTTCAACTGTATCTCAAACGGAAGACCCGACAAAGACTTTCAGAAGCTGAAGTGGAAACCTAAGAAATGTAGTTTACCGAGGTAACGTTATTTAATTTACTATTTtggattatatatatgattaataaatatatgtaatgaAAATGAAGGTTAAATGGAGGTATTATGCTTGAGATGCTTAGAGGAAGAAGGCTAGTGTTCGTGGGGGATTCTCTGAATAGGAACATGTGGGAGTCTCTGGTTTGTATGCTTAAAGGATCGGTTAAAGATGAGAGTAAAGTCTATGAAGCTAGTGGTAGACATCATTTTCGTGGGGAGGCTGAGTACTCCTTCGTCTTCCAGGTAATGGCTTTTTCATTTCTCTTGCaacaattcattttttttaaatgttttttttttaatttgataggATTATAATTGCACGGTGGAGTTCTTTGTTTCACCGTTCTTGGTTCAAGAAAATGAGATTGTTGACAAGAAGGGAACAAAGAAGGAGACGCTAAGGCTTGATTTGGTTGGGAAGTCTTCAGAGCAGTACAAAGGAGCTGATATTATTGTCTTTAATACCGGACATTGGTGGACTCACGAGAAAACATCCAAAGGGTAAAAAAGACAACTCTCTTTAATCTATAATGTGAGTTGCTTTGTCTTTGTGTTGTAATGTAGAactgatattattaattttaaaattattaattttaaaagggAGGATTATTATCAAGAAGGGAGCAATGTGTATCACGAGCTCGCTGTACTTGAAGCTTTCCGTAAAGCTTTGACCACATGGGGTCGATGGGTAGAGAAGAACGTGAACCCTGACAAGTCTCTTGTTTTCTTCCGTGGCTACTCGGCCTCGCATTTCAGCGGTGGGCAATGGAACTCTGGAGGAGCTTGCGATAGCGAGACGGAACCGATCAAGAACGAGACGTACCTTACACCGTACCCGGATAAAATGAAGGTGCTAGAGAGAGTGTTAAAGGGTATGAGAACGCCGGTCACGTATCTTAACATCACTAGATTAACGGACTACAGAAAAGATGGTCACCCGTCGGTGTACCGGAAACAGAGCTTATCGGATAAAGAGAAGAAAACGCCGTTGCTGTACCAAGACTGTAGCCACTGGTGCCTCCCTGGAGTTCCTGACTCTTGGAACGAGATCCTCTACGCTGAGCTGCTCGTCAAACTCAATCAGCTTGGCCAAACACGACGGAATCCTTAAAAGGTTTTTTCCATCTCGAACATTTGTTTGATCTCTCAATACTTTTCTTTCTTCTGTTTGATTGTTTTTAGTTGATTATAGAATGTTTAGAGTAAAAAAGATGAAAAGTATGATTTACTCTCTTATATCTTTGCTACTATTTATTGTAAATCCTTTTGTTACCACGGTTACTATACTTAGCTCCAAAGAGAGAAGTTACATATTGATCTTTTGATTCCAGTAATCGCTGTAACATATGTTTGATTGATGATCTAAATTGAGAATAATTTTTGACTTTTTTAATTACATGTATTATGAGGTGGAACattgttattttttgttattgaaaTAAAGTTTTGGATTTAGGAATAATGTAAATGTAAACGCAAGACTTTGCATATGGAAGCATGGATTTGAGAGATTGTCGACCACCGACAGTTCCGACAAGTGCTTTTATGAGTTCAGTGCGATTGGATCCAACCTGGTGCAGTTGTTCTCCACGTGACTTCTTATTACCTATTTCATCATGTATTAATGTAGGAGTTAATATGGGACATGTGACTATTTGGTTGGAGATTGGGAAAAGTAGATACAATGTGTTTATGTTTGTGTAGAAATTAATTTAAGGAATGCTTAAAAATTGAAGAAAGCTGGAAATATCTGAAAACTGAAGTACGCAGTACGAGACTCAACCATCGTACAAAATAGCTTTATTTAGTGAAAAAGTAGCGAATGACATTTCATTGCTAGAAAGACCAATACGAACATCTCAACATTCTTGGAGATCCTCGATAAATCCGATAAATGATAGTATTGTATAAATGATATATTCACCATTTTGCTTAAATAGAGTATAATACTTTACAAAATATGGATAAATCAAACCATATATTTTGTTCGCTTGTCTTTCACTCAATAAACATGTCAACCCTTTTCCTCCATCTGTTTTACCCGGTCCTACAACCAGAAACAGTACCAAAatccaaaagaaaacaaaagactaACCGGATAATCGTTCGCTAGTCGTCTTTTAAAATAGGAGACGGTCCATTTGCTCAAACTGTAACCACTCAGCCATTTATTTCATACGTGCTTTCATGAAGCTTGTTTGGCCGGTCCAGGCTTAACCGGAATCAAAGGACTATGAAATGATGACGTGGACAAGTCTATATGTGCTGCTGACGTGGATGGTTGTGATGATGAGGTGGCAACACGTTCGCAAGAAGGGCACATAGTGAGAGTGGTGGCCGGACGTTGCATGTAGAAAGGAGAAGAAGTCTTCAAAGCTCTCAATTCTTTAACCTCTTTCTGAAGCCTCCGGTTTTCGTCGGTTAGTGACTCACAACATTTCTTTAGGTATTCACAATCCACTTCCGTTTGCTTCAACTTTGTCCTATTCCCATTTGTCAATTACATAAACATAAACACATGTTGCTTATTGGTATATTACTACAAGGCACTGAATTCAGGCAAAGGAGCAACTCTAAGGGAACATATAGCATTTTTTATAAACATGATTAAGAATTAAGATATACTTATAACTTTTTGTAAGAGATCAAAAGCTCACCAAGTGCTAAAAGAAGTTTTGTATGTTCAAGATTGCCTTCTTGATTTcaatgtt of the Brassica rapa cultivar Chiifu-401-42 chromosome A03, CAAS_Brap_v3.01, whole genome shotgun sequence genome contains:
- the LOC103855689 gene encoding protein trichome birefringence, which gives rise to MASDAVKYMPIHGATTTTAAAAAEIRSFISAVKPKKTSTFAYAFVITFVSFTLFFAFSPSPNSSSPWFSNIFSSSSFSSSTTTTAAAPSSSKTASVSSIFSYIIPNVTSTNPTNRSSDAASNTTVPVSVNSTSPSLSSSSVVKNSTLQAPPPENRTPVAKNSTFESPVVNRTEPVAKTNTSQPLLPTGSSNLSRTADKAPSPAKSPPVSVDLTSNSTSSAPSKPGEQTGSVSLLEQEIEKWSESLKDCEFFDGGWIMDDTYPLYKPGSCNIIDEQFNCISNGRPDKDFQKLKWKPKKCSLPRLNGGIMLEMLRGRRLVFVGDSLNRNMWESLVCMLKGSVKDESKVYEASGRHHFRGEAEYSFVFQDYNCTVEFFVSPFLVQENEIVDKKGTKKETLRLDLVGKSSEQYKGADIIVFNTGHWWTHEKTSKGEDYYQEGSNVYHELAVLEAFRKALTTWGRWVEKNVNPDKSLVFFRGYSASHFSGGQWNSGGACDSETEPIKNETYLTPYPDKMKVLERVLKGMRTPVTYLNITRLTDYRKDGHPSVYRKQSLSDKEKKTPLLYQDCSHWCLPGVPDSWNEILYAELLVKLNQLGQTRRNP